One Fusobacterium ulcerans DNA segment encodes these proteins:
- the folK gene encoding 2-amino-4-hydroxy-6-hydroxymethyldihydropteridine diphosphokinase, whose product MDKIYINNLEFIAYHGVFPEEKKLGQKFLVSAEMTTSTREAGKTGNLKKSTHYGLVANDIGEIFTGKSIDLIETCAEDIAEMILSKYPLISEVKVTVKKPWAPLQMHFENVAVEITRKRHTVYLSIGSNMGDKKQNLLTAIEKIKELKNTSVGKVSTIVETEPFGVKEQDDFLNACLEVKTLLYPHELLEKLLGIEEEMGRKRIKKWGPRIIDIDILLFDKEVIEDDDLAVPHPWMCDRSFVLDPLCEIAPNVVHPLERKSIFNLKRALDETVDEKENEILS is encoded by the coding sequence TATCATGGAGTATTTCCAGAAGAAAAGAAGCTGGGACAAAAGTTTTTAGTTTCAGCAGAGATGACAACATCAACTAGAGAAGCTGGAAAAACTGGTAATTTGAAAAAGTCTACTCATTATGGACTTGTAGCTAATGATATAGGAGAAATATTTACTGGAAAAAGCATAGATTTGATAGAAACTTGTGCTGAAGATATAGCAGAGATGATATTAAGTAAGTATCCTTTGATTTCTGAAGTAAAAGTGACAGTAAAAAAACCTTGGGCACCTTTGCAGATGCATTTTGAAAATGTAGCTGTAGAGATAACAAGAAAAAGACATACAGTGTATCTTTCTATAGGATCTAATATGGGAGATAAGAAACAAAATCTTCTCACTGCTATAGAAAAGATAAAAGAGCTTAAAAATACAAGTGTTGGAAAAGTAAGTACTATTGTTGAAACAGAACCCTTTGGAGTAAAAGAACAGGATGATTTTCTCAATGCCTGTCTTGAAGTGAAAACGCTTCTATACCCTCATGAGCTTTTAGAAAAGCTTTTGGGAATAGAAGAGGAGATGGGAAGAAAGAGAATAAAAAAATGGGGACCTAGAATTATTGATATTGATATACTTCTTTTTGATAAAGAAGTAATAGAAGATGATGATCTGGCTGTACCTCATCCATGGATGTGTGATAGAAGCTTTGTTCTTGATCCATTGTGTGAAATAGCTCCCAATGTAGTTCATCCTTTAGAGAGAAAGAGCATTTTTAATCTAAAGAGAGCTTTGGATGAAACTGTAGACGAAAAAGAAAATGAAATATTGAGTTAA
- a CDS encoding FAD-dependent oxidoreductase, translated as MERIYDLIVIGGGPSGLSAGIYAGRAMMDVLIIEKDKAGGQICLTNEIVNYPGITEISGSEFGAQLKKQAESFGVEFISDEVKDMNFSQDIKTVKTSSGEYKALSVVLATGASPRKLNFPGEEEYTGRGVAYCATCDGEFFTGMEVFVVGAGFAAAEEAIFLTKYATKVTIIAREPEFTCAKSIAEKVLNHPKIEVRFNTELLEAKGDIQLRSAVFKNNVTEEISEYKAKDGKSFGIFIFVGYEPQSKLFKNHIELDQYGFIPTDEDLQTNVKGVYAAGDIRPKKLRQLVTAVSDGAVAAVNIEKYVHDLREKLGLTKEEKESKSTSHAQVKEVELLDSSLKEQLGDIVSRFENNIELVVVKDSAVEKSSMIEAMVKEISSVSDKLKFSSFEKGENPELEKKIKADRFPTIAILDKNGDFSGVKFSSLPSGHELNSFILAMYNIAGPGQKISDDTMKNIQNISSPVSIKIGISLSCTKCPETVQAAQKIAIENKNVNVEVIDVFTFPDFKEKYDIMSVPAMIINDKDIFFGQKNIDEVIETLM; from the coding sequence ATGGAAAGAATATACGATTTAATAGTGATAGGAGGAGGACCTTCTGGATTGTCAGCAGGAATATATGCTGGAAGAGCCATGATGGATGTCCTTATTATAGAAAAAGATAAAGCTGGAGGACAGATATGTCTGACTAATGAAATAGTCAATTATCCTGGAATAACTGAAATATCTGGAAGTGAATTTGGAGCTCAGCTGAAAAAACAGGCTGAAAGCTTTGGAGTTGAATTTATCTCTGATGAAGTGAAAGATATGAACTTTTCACAAGATATAAAAACTGTAAAAACATCTTCTGGAGAATACAAAGCTCTTTCAGTAGTTCTTGCTACTGGTGCTTCACCTAGAAAACTCAATTTTCCTGGAGAAGAAGAATACACAGGAAGAGGGGTAGCATATTGTGCTACTTGTGATGGAGAATTTTTTACTGGAATGGAAGTTTTTGTAGTAGGAGCTGGCTTTGCTGCTGCTGAAGAAGCAATATTCCTTACAAAATATGCTACAAAGGTTACTATAATTGCAAGAGAACCTGAATTTACTTGTGCTAAATCAATAGCAGAGAAAGTTTTAAATCATCCTAAAATAGAGGTTAGATTCAATACTGAACTTCTTGAAGCTAAAGGAGATATCCAATTAAGAAGTGCTGTATTCAAAAATAATGTAACTGAAGAAATATCTGAATACAAAGCTAAAGATGGAAAATCTTTTGGAATATTTATTTTTGTAGGTTATGAGCCTCAAAGTAAACTTTTCAAAAATCATATAGAACTTGATCAATATGGCTTTATCCCTACTGATGAAGATTTACAAACTAATGTAAAAGGTGTATATGCAGCTGGAGATATCAGACCTAAAAAACTAAGACAGCTTGTTACTGCTGTGTCAGATGGTGCTGTTGCTGCTGTAAATATTGAAAAATATGTCCATGATTTAAGAGAAAAACTCGGACTGACAAAAGAGGAAAAAGAGAGCAAGAGTACTTCTCACGCTCAAGTTAAAGAAGTGGAATTGCTTGACAGTAGTCTAAAAGAACAGCTTGGAGATATTGTTTCAAGATTCGAAAATAATATTGAGCTTGTTGTTGTAAAAGATTCTGCTGTGGAAAAATCTTCAATGATTGAGGCTATGGTAAAAGAAATATCTTCTGTTTCTGATAAATTGAAATTCAGCTCTTTTGAAAAAGGTGAAAATCCTGAACTTGAAAAGAAAATAAAAGCTGACAGATTTCCAACAATAGCTATTTTAGATAAAAATGGAGATTTTTCAGGAGTTAAATTCTCTTCACTTCCTAGCGGACATGAATTAAATTCCTTTATCCTTGCTATGTACAATATAGCTGGACCAGGACAGAAAATATCTGATGATACTATGAAGAACATTCAGAATATCTCTTCTCCTGTAAGTATAAAAATAGGAATTTCACTTAGCTGTACTAAGTGCCCTGAGACTGTTCAGGCAGCACAAAAAATAGCTATAGAGAATAAAAATGTAAATGTTGAAGTTATTGATGTATTCACATTCCCTGACTTCAAAGAAAAATATGATATTATGAGTGTTCCAGCTATGATAATCAATGACAAAGATATCTTCTTTGGACAGAAAAACATAGATGAAGTAATTGAAACACTAATGTAG